ACTGTTCAATCAAGTCAAGTGGAATAATGATCTTGTTTTTTGACGCACAAAAAATGATCCGAAAACCACTTGTTACACGCGACCTGTAACTCGACCCTTTTCTGGGCGCCAGGTGCTCACTTGTCTCTCTCCCTCCATTCATGTCTCTCTCCTTctactttttactttttctgTTGTTTACTCATCTcccatattttatattatacttcAACCATGATTTATATACTATACCATATGTTTATCATTGCAATCCTTCGTGGTCCCCTCTGCTGCTTCTTCCAGCTTCTCTTCTGCTACACTTTTTTCGCTTAGTACCTACTCAAGTTACTCCCTTTCTTCAACCCCGAAATCTGTTCGCAATTTTAAACCTGCATTTCCGCTGTCTTTTAATCGTGATATCTTATACCATTTTGTTGAAGCGAGATTTACCGATAAAGGAGATTGTGCCAAACGACTCATCTATAAAACATGGTCGGCTTCAATCTCTAAAAATGGAAGGTGTCATATTGTCATTTTGAATATGCATTTCCGTTCCTTTTCATTATGATAGGAGGAGTGATCAAACGAGATTATGCTAAACTGTAAAGCGATAATATTCAATCATGAGTGTCCTCCATTTCCAAAAATGGGTGGTGTCGTATGTCATTTAAAGTTACTTTCCTCATTTTATATCATGAGAtgttttatttgatatatgatTTATCAGTTTATGGCTATGATATTACAATGTAcgtttttatattcaaaacatCTACTCAAGCAAGACTAGTTGATGAAACGAAAATTTCTGAGCATGGTTGGCTTCTATCCCCTAAAATGGAAGGACACACATTCTTTGCATTTCCGGCGTCTATAAATCCCAAATTCGATTGGTATGAACAAAACGTACATGGATGTAACGACGTCATGGGAATATAAATAGCTactcttctttttcatcatcaatcTGTAAATTCGTGGTGtgttttgtgaaaatttttggATTCTTTATTGTGAAGTTCGATTGCTAAGTCTTTTACACTTTTACTTGCTTTTcctaatatttttcacattgaTATTCAACTTTCCGCTTAAATAACTTTTCCTCTGATGCTAATTGTACTTTTTTATTAGTTGTGTTGCGGAAAAAGCTGCTACTAAAAATCCAACTACATAAAAGAAATACCAAATGAAACTACAGctttcaaaacaatttttcGACTTCTTCATACTCATGTATTTTGTGAGCAGAAGGGATCACAGCTCATCTGGATTACTAGCATGGACTTTTCACACTTTAGACACATATCTGATTCACAAAAGTTATTAatcaacaagaaattcaattccaCAGCAACATTACTCCCTGTATGCACATGTAGTTACAGTCTCAGCGTATAActccatcattattattacacaAGATGCATTCCCTCATATCAATATCAGAGAGCCTTTCCTggttcagtgaaaatattctattatgaATTCTAATAGCACTATTCATAACTTACTCGACCGGGCTGAGTGGAATAGTTCCATTGGAAGAATATTTTTACTGAACCGGACATGGATTATGGATTCGATACTCGATGTTGGAGGATTCCAGCTTTAGTCTCTTCAGCCATTCGTATATTATGAGCCCCAAAAGTTGTCAAGTCAACCAGAATACATTCAACGAAATATTATATGTTTAGTATGTCATTGATGTCTAATGTGATTTGAACActaaaaagtcattgatatGTGTCAAAATGTATCATAAAATTGATGtacgaaaataatattatgtgttTAGTATGTCATTGATGTTTAATGtgtattgaaaatatcaatattatttcatcattcactAACTAACGTTCCACAGCAACATTACTCCCAGGAAAAAGAGTATAACAGCAAGggtaatgcctagtccacattTTGGCCCAACCTGGTAATGTTTAGTCCACATCTAGGCCAGcactggcaaaccacccatccacacactggTGCTGGTCGTCATTGTCGTCACATGCAGACTATTTTTCTATGCACCCATTATACTGTCATGTAGTCAGCGCCACAGTGTAATCTATACACTATTTTTGGAGTGTAATCTATACACTATTAACTTTGAGTTAACTTATTGAAATGAAAGATGACCAAATATTCCCGCTGTGCAGGTGATGGTTGCGTGGCGGCCGGACGCGACTGTAGCGCTGCTAGCTGTGCAGCTGCTAACCACTGTTGTGATGACAGTGGCATCGGCTAAGGAGGACTCCAACAACCACCAGAACAGCAGCAGCTGTGAAGCAGTGCGTCTCAAGTGCATCTACAACGCTGGCTGCTCGATGGCGCTGCGCAACTACATGTACGGCTGCTCGGCAGTGATGAGCGCAGACCCGCCCTACCAGCACTGCCCCGAGCCGTGTCAGCTGTCGCTCATCGCACTCACCTCCACCGATGACGGGCGCCGGCTTATGACGGTCAGTTCTTAACAAGTGACTAAAAGTAGATCTATAGGTACATTATGTCGTTCAATTGTGAAAACTATTCCTTTAGATCCTTAAGCCCGTTTGCGCAGAAACGGCTTTTTCGAAAGAaggctcctctgattggttttcgtgaaacATCATGATTcaaatctaaccggcttttgtgcaaccggcacttaatcgtttattgattaaaaatatCACCATATaatcaatggaataaattatttttctgtgtttcAACTGTGAACACTATTtctttagtaattcaattgtttATCGTTCAATATCACAATATAATCATTTCCTAGTGGACATGGTACATCAAGAGTAGACCTACTAACAATAATTTGTATAACGGAATACTACATTCATCTTACAACCCGGCAGCCTGCTTTGATCATGCACGCGCCATtactttaataaattaatcttgattaaacagaacttggcaaacacatgaaTACATCATCGGTTTGTCAATTATGTTTAATTCAACAGAATAAATCGAActtccaaaaatcgatgtgtttgtaacTGAAGTCTACTAGATTAACGGATGTGTTTGCTCAAGGTTATCAAGTTATGTTATAACTGTCATCAACAGCAAAGTTATGTTATCTTATAGTAGTTCATTCAACGAAAAATTATAGAggaaaaagtttggaacacaatttttgacaccGCAGCTATTTTAAGGATAGTGGAGGTAACATATCAAAAAGTCAGTCACCCTGTGCTTAGGGGGTGGAGATGGTTTcaaagtaccatattttggttttttgcatgtatctcgaacaatatgcgtctttAGGACACTTTTatcgaatacaaaattaaagctcacAAATTAGGCTACAAGTTTCATCTATAATATTCTCCCATATCTCTCCTGGGTTTCTAGATATGAGCTCTTGAAGgtgtcacattttgaagaaaaacctttccggctccgatttttcaatttttttggccttataacttttaaacgattgattgaaaaaatccgtgctaatcatgagctcatagaccatcatattatcttcaatttaatttattatttcatcatttcacgcatctccctacgattgttgcagctGTTATAGGagttgagtgtaaaatcttcagcTTCACAGCAATAtatcaatagatcaattgacagggaaatttAGAGAGAATgcttggaacacaatatttgatttcgcaGCTTTCTTTTAACGagttgagtgtaaaatcttcagcTTCACAGCAATAGACCAATTGAAAGAGAAATTTatagggaatgtttggaacacaatatttgatttcgcagctttgtttggactagttagaaggtaaacatatcaaaagtcctcatccctaccccttgtgcttaaaggatgagggtggtttaaaatgtatttcagcgacatgactaaatgaacaaaaatgaagctagataaattCCCTACAAATTTTGCTCAATAGAATTTTGTGATGTCTcctttagtttttgagatatattcacttttgaaagtgtaaaatctttaaaatgaCAATTTTTCATACACAACAAGAATGCATAGAAAAAAATGAGTACCGAACATTGGGCTGTAGATcgttcaattctcttcaatttgatgtataatatcaacattttatgcttttcatcaatttttatgtaagttttagtgttgagtaaAATCATTGGTTTTACAAGAGACCATTCGACACTGTTATTTGGACacaatgtttggaacacaatttttgactttgcagcttcaTTGAGACTAGTTGGGAGCTGGATATATTGACAATCCTCATCCCTGTGCTAAATGTGGAGTACCATCAGTTGCTGtatttaaaatttcacactACATCTCCACTAAAGCTTCTTAGTTGGCTAATATTTGTAAGATTTAATtttgtgtttcataaaaatgtccaaaagacgcatattgttcgagatatataCAGATAACCAAAATTTGGTACTTTTCAAACCACCTctacccccttagcacaggggttagggatgaggacttttgatatgtttacttcCTACATATCCTTGAAAGAGCTGCTGggtcaaaaattattgaattcaaacgTTTCCCTCTAAAACTTTTTTGAGCATTTGTATTACCTGGTTGAAGAGTTTATAAGGAAGGCGAAAAAACGTACGCCCATTGATCGATATGTGAGTAACTGGACATACTCAAGCCCAGTACTGATTTAGACATCTCTCTGAGTTGGGAAAAatcgttttatttattttgacaaTTCTTCATTTCACAcataattaaaatgatttgGTTTGTTTGCAGTGCCACTGCAAAGAGGACGACACGTACTGCAAGGCATCGAAGGCGCGCATCGAAGTGTGTCGTCCGGGCGTAGAGCATGCGCACCTCAAGGAGACGACCGTGTCGTGCCAAGTCGCGCAGCAGATCTGCGCGGCCGACACGCAGTGTCTGACGGCATTCGAATACTACCACAGCTATTGTCGCAGCATGTTCATGGGCCGCAAGTGCTCCTACCGCTGCAAGAACAGCATCTCCATCCTGCGGCGTCAGCAGAAAGCGGCCAAGCTGGACACGTGCCTGTGTGACGGCCAGGACAAGGAGAGGCACGAGTGCCGCAAAGTCCGGACCAACATGGACAAGTTGTGCTTTCGTAAAAGCCATCATCACAACTCGACAACGTCGACGTCGACCGAGCAGCCCAGTGCCAACGACGAGACCAATGATGTCGTCGCCGCTGCAGCTGCCGCCAATGCGTCAACCGTCACTCATTTATCAGTCCAAGTCCTATTGTTGTGTCTCCTATTGACGAGGCTCTCACTAAACGGCTCGGCTTCGTGACACTTGTTATTAGGTGAGTTCAACTATAGAGGAAAGAATACTAAGGTCTGGTttcacaacagccggttaaattttaatcgtgattaattccacgagtaCCATTCAAAGAAGGCTTTGAATGATACTCGTTGaatcaatcacgattaaaatttaaccggctttcgtTCAACTGACACTTGTAATATTCAATCTCTGGTTCAACTTAGTATCACAATTCTTGCATGAGTTCTGATTTTTCGTCAACATTTCAAGGCACGTTTAAATCAAATTAGATCCTGCTGTTGGCCAAAAAATTGACCAAAATATCCTGTTTTCATgcaatgaacaaaataatagtaatgtaaaatgttgataaaaactACAATTTAATATGAAAtgcagtaaaataataattagttacCAGTCTTACTTTAATGAAATTGTAGCCGAATTCTGTATTCAttggaatgatttttttttgaggaaattatatttattatataaaacacTATagtcataatacaattatgacattggaggaaaaactagactgagcctgtactatatctctccaaaaatttctatgaaatggtaattttgtccaaaagttaagattatgtaatctcacactgcttcacttgattttcggtccaggaataatgaaaattttgaagtttgatgttatactctaaatgaatcacaataagttaaaaaattgagaaatacctattgcacttatttgaaaaatttgaatacaaaatcaaaaatctaCTTACTATTAGTAGGTACCTAATTTGTAGGTGATATATGATTTAGATAGATTAATATAGAGGCTACCTACCAGTATCATACAAACAGCTCTTGATGCCGTACTCTTATATGGTTCTCATTATAGTTTCATCCAATATAATGAGAATACAATCATAATGTATTCTAATTAATTACATTGGTTTCATCGGAACAAAGATTCTCTCAAGTTGATCGTTCAACCAcaaacatttaatttttttctctgtTTTTGTATCTTTTTActgtatattgttttattagaCCTTGGGATTCTTTCTATTATACCAATATACGTTGCGTTTCTAAAACTTAATTGTGAGATAAGATAGAAGCTCATATGATTACTAATTGAGCATTGTAATAACAACAATTCTAACTAGGTATATTCACACTAAAATTCctctcaaaatttgaaattcttgccTAATTGACTAATGttgattgagaaaaaaaatgtcCTCTGCCACtacatgaaataattgaatcattttaATCAAGACGGGCTCTCTCATGTCTATGCTGTTATTAAATCTTATCATCACATGCCCCATTATTACTGTTATCTGTTATACTGGAAGGGAAGAACTTCTATGGTGTATTTCTCAGCTTAATGGTCTATTCTGATggaacttttctaaattaatcaaaatttgaaagggATTGactattagcatagagaaaagatagcataagttatattttctctatgctaataggCCTATTGTTCATTCTAGAATTATAACTTTTCGGAaacataattaatatttttcttgtttttctttgTTGCAGGATAAAAgactattgaaaattattagtgATATCGACTTCCAATTTTAGATCTAAGAGGTCTCTTCTCTGTAAGTAAAGTATCAACTACCTCAACCTGCCGAAATGTGCATTACTTTTGATATTCTTCGTTATCCTAACTGTAAACCTAAGGGTTCCTCTCCTAGAAACCAAACAaagatttcatttaatttacaTCTACAATACTCATTTTAGTACTATACTTAGTTACCAATAGATTTGTTACTATACTTTCTAGCAATATTATTTTGCTGATTTGTTTTCAAAAGAACTTCAGATCTATCTAAATTATGgaatattatttcatccttcaagaataatataactTGTATCATTACATGCAGAATCAATCAATCGAAGTAATACTCGATTAATGATTTTCTATGGAAACTTATAAAAGTAAAAGCATATAATATGATTATGGAATAAGTTTAAGACACGgtatatgaaataataactacAATTGATAAATGTGTCTATCATTGACAATAACATGTCTAGAGAAAATGAGTCCTTATTTGAccataaaatatgtaataattatattctcgtACTTTTAATTTTATACTCATGGGAATGTAATCCTGAATACTCGGAAACCTAGTTTTTGTGATGCTTGAGTCTGAAGAAGTCTTATTTACAAATTAAGAATATTATCTTTTGGATTAAGtacctatattatttgtattttggtATCATATTGGGACAGTGCAAAATTGAACcttctaataaaaattgagcTCGTCTCAATTGAATTTAATCCcatattgtaattaattttgtaCAATTGAAAAGTAGATGTTTATTGTATAgaaactatttattttatttgtaaataatGATATTGTAAATATGTTCAATTTTTATGTAAAGTTTGTAGTACGTAAAAATTAAGGTGTGGACTTATCATGTACAggaatattgtaaatttattaGGAAAGAAGATGCGATTGATAAAGTTGGTCGATGAAATGTTGTACAATCACTTGCCCATAATAGACTTGCCAAAGATTCCCCATCAGTGAGAAGACAATACCTATGAAAAAGCTTTCCATTCTATCATCATAACACATCTAATTAATTACTCTTgttcttgtaaataatattattgtaattttacaatttattatcaaatcacGTTAAATAAGTGTATCATTGTGATTCGTGCTAGCATGATTCGTTTCCTACTTGGATAAAAATTAAATGATTGAAGCCCAATAATATCTTGatgacttgaaaaatgtttgtatCCCTATGCTAGCTTAATTGAAGTCAAATTCTAAACGAAAGCAACTTTCATGTCAAAAATTTTTTATCGaatcttttgaattattttcaatcttcaaaAAAATGTACAACATTGTGATTTCAATATCAACGtttgaaaaataacaattaaaaaaacattttacacAATTcaaatactttgttcaattcaTTCAGAATTCTTGATTCCATGTTATGCTTCATTACTATAATTCATTTACCCTTTCCCATTCTTCGGATTGTCATAAATTTCTTTAACTATCATTGATCAGTTTAAGAAATTGTACTCATTATATTTGATGAGAGTTTGTTCACCACAGAAATCCAATCTTTGCAAGGTTTATAGGTACTAttgatttataaaaatgtaacCTGTTCATTTAGATGCaattaatcaatatttacatttaatttcaattttagttgattaaaaaaattaggttatattttatttgctgAGTCACCTACAGTGATAAACAAATTTCCCTAAATGAAATTGCAATTTTTTTTGGATTTTGGAAAAAAGACTATCAATTACTGTTGAAGAAAATTCATGGCAACCTGATTACCCATTCACTTCATGATTGGCATGTTCTCATTTACATTCTGCGTTGATTTTATCAGATACCTCTTGCTTCGTTCACTTCTGTCTGTTCTTACTAGCTGAAAGCAGTCAGAGTAAAttgatttatgaataaatttatgttGTTGGTTTGAAGGGCAACTAACTGAACTAGTGGGAggcactctcactcactctctctctctctcctctctctctctctctctctctctctctctctctcggctTTTGGCTCTCAGTTGTGGCTTTCTCCTTTCCAGTTGAGAGGTTGACTGCTGGACCGTGCTCTCACTGACTGCCTCTACCTCTCCCTGCCCTCTTCATCTTCATTCCTTCTTCATCAGTTCCATCTCATCAAACTGATGAGAAATTCCCACAACCAATTGTAACAACATCTTGGATCAGGTCCAATCTAGGAGAAAAACTTCAGCCAAAAACATCTGATTGGAATTTTACGGTTTCAACTATTCAAATTCTTTGTTAATACCATGTTTTGTTCATGTTGTTTTTATTCTGATACCATTCTAACAGTTCATTGGGAAAACGTTTAATTATAGTGCTTCAAACTACACAATTCTTGTGCACAGCAAACACCAGCACAATGTTACAATAGATAATTCTCCCATTTAGAATATCtcctaatcacagtgaattatAATATACAATTCTAATACTAATGAAACTGCTCTCATCAACTTATTAACGCAGATATCAAAGATTTAGTTGTTGTTCCAGTGGTTTTGAGTATTCAATGAGTAAAAGcgattcaatgaatgaatggaattgaACGAAAATACTCGATTTTTCAAAGCTCTGGAGTATTTAAAAGCATCCTCTCTCAAATAGTCATCACAAATGTCTGCCATCAGTATGTTTGTTTAGTTAtagtttacaataatttatattttataataattagcattaccaaTGTTTTCCATCACTACTAATCTCATTTCGAGTAGCCTATCACATGAAGAATTCCCACATTTTTTCTTCTCTGGCCacttttttaatgaatgaaaacgATTGTCCAGTAATGGTCTGTGAAAGTGGAGCTATATGCTTCCCAGCCTGGTCAGCGAGGCGCATCCATCATTTTCGACCAACATTTTAATAAACGTTTCCCTCCTCACTCTCTTACTCTCCCCACCCCTTCATCTActctttatttttctttctctctctgagttGGGCATTAATTTTCCGGATGACACGGTTAAATTGTCGTTGTCATCGGCGTTGAATCCCGGAGGTGTCTTTACGTTGCCGCGGTTTTTATAGCTTTATAAAAATCGCGGCACTGACGACAGTAGGACGAGAGACGAGAGTGAGTCAAGCCAAGAGAAGACGATCAGCTGTTCTGCTCCGCTGTGCTCTCTCCCGTCCCGgtaataataacaaaatgttcGTCGCCGTGGATCAGTGAGGATGAGGAGgcgggagaggaggaggaggaaccaCACACGTCGGCTAGCCTAGGAcccgaggaggaggaggcaggCCACCCAGATTCTGATCACTCTCCAGTCTCCTTCAACAACCCCTCTCTTCTCCTTCACAGCTTGCTACAACTCCCCTTCTCTTGCTCTTCGCGGCGGATGGCACTCTTCTATCACAGAAtgtataacttgaaaaaaaactacaatagctaacatttctattttcaaacaattttgGCATTTAAACCGGCTTGCTAGCTGTCTCAACTCAAATTTCAGGCATAAAATATATTGGTTACTTCTAAGAAACGTCTTGGTCGTTCTGACTGCAAAATAGATAAGAGGAAATGATTGTTTTCAAACTAGGATATTATTGACAAGGAAGAATGTGTTCAAAGGTAGTCAAAAATGTAAATGGGATGAATTATATAGAATACTTCTCTATGAAGAATTAGAATGGAGCTTTCTTCCATTTTATCTGAATTTTCAACATATTTATGCCACCAATATTATAAATACCAATCAAATTTAATGTAGTAGCGAATGTTTACATATAAATTCGATTTATATGGATTTCActcacaatattacaaatagCTTTGGGAGAgagaattatgaaaaaataattacataGTATTGCTATTTCATGAGTATTAACGATTTATAAATCAATCTGATTCTGTCAGTTCCTCAAACGTTTTGGTTCATCCACATCATCTACCTACTTCTCAAGTTTGTAATTTCATGCTATCCCCCTTTATTAAACAATACAAATCTAACATAAATACACTCATTGAATGAGATAAAATATCCTTTActgatataatttatattaaaggTAAAGCTCAGAGAACCCAAGTCCGTGAGTTGGTGCtcatagaagaaataatattagCCTACGTAGTCCAGTCAccatacattggtgcttgcaatgtatattgtatttctgatttttcaatatattgtttgaagACATAAGAGTAATCCAGAAACAAGTtttgcatgcaaaatttccttgtgctagatacagagcgGACCAAAATCTCGAGTATTCtgttaattttccagttttcaggtatttccgccaaatccagtcaTCGGACAGAGAAATTCGCTCTtgcctttttactttcctcgcgctattaccataggtaaggaaagtattactttccgaaaaaattaaggtgccccaatttacaaatttctatacgtttcatggtcccctgtgtccaaaaaaatggtttttgggtattggtctgtgtgtgtgtgtgtgtgtgtgtgtgtgtgtgtgtatgtgcgtctgtgtatacgacatctcatcttccaattaacggaataacttgaaatttggaacttgaagtccttacactataaggatccgaaacgaacaatttcgatcaaatgcaatacaagatggcggctaaaatggcgaaaatgtcaaaaacagtgtttttcgcgattttctaaaaaacggctccaacgaatttgataaaatctatacctaatatagtcattgataagctctatcaactgccacaagtcccatatctgtaaaaatttcaggagctctgccccatctatgcaaagtgcgattttagattccaaattatcaggcttcagatacaatttaaacaaaacattgagcatgaaaatctcaacaattaatgttcagtaacattttcacctaaaattgaaaataagctcggaattcgagaaaatgtgattattcaattgcaaactgttggcaactgttgattctattaaatcatccactacgaagagatagcagacctcgtgtatctccagcgttattgtcctgccaccagctggcttagatcttggaatagtagacttgagatgcgcgtgaacactagcgtaaggtgatcaattttcataacggcaaggaaagttgtgtgagtgccccACACCAAATTTTTTAGATTACAAGATTATTAAATCATCCGGAGCGCTCAATCTTCAATGATTACTgagttacatttttttcaaaatgagtaaaatctcaagataaaataaattttgtagaatctcagtttttaatcaacaatatcttctgattgctACAATTTAAAATCcttctgggcgtaattttgtgctcaaCAACCTGAAAACAAGTAGAGCGcactatctcatatagatttccagggaCAACTGCTAGCCTcaccttatgcgcgcctctctactaaattaagtgcatctaacgggtgattatcatagaacatgattttaagaatttatatcattgtgcaaaaTCGCAATGTGAGAACTACTAAGTTTTGAGGATGGCTGAAGCTAGACATAaggtttttcaaaatacaataagtaTTGTTAACAGGTTTCTCTGAAAAACGATAGTATACATGAAAAACGAATAAAATTACTGAtgcaaaatttaatattgtaatacagGTACATTTTCAATTCAAGGAAGGTGGAACAGTAGGCCTATTTacttacaaaaacaaaatataaaattgattttagtGAAATGGGTGCGCTTGTATTTTCTGGATAAGTTGACAGATCCTGAGTTGAGTTCCAGACAAATCACAGCGTAGGTCACATTTTGACATTGCGGTACTTGGTTTTGATCGCCACTAGAGTACGCTTTTTGCACGTGTATGTTGTTGCTTGGTAATACCCGAACAgctttctttgaaacactgggGTGAACTTTCAAGTACCTACTTTAAGCAAAATGATTGCTTTTCCATTTTTTCAACATCGTATCTTGCAGCagagtcatttttcatttctatttcctTCTTCTTGCAACTCTACTGGCAGCAATTGTATGTCCAGGTTGATAGTTTAAGAACTCCTCTCTTAGGCAAGTTGAGTACCTACTGAACTTTTCCCTGAGGTTTTTCAAATGATCGATTATGCTTTTTCAGAGATTCACACTACTTTGCTGAAACTTGAATAGCTGCGGGGATTTATCGACACTTCACATATTCAAAGTTTATACTTTCTCAACGTACAGTAAGAGTACACCTTGATGGCATCAGGCATCCCGATGTGTTACTATACTTCAGTCTTGCAGTCTCAAATTTAGGTTGTTGATAGATAGGACAAAATCACTTGGTTCTTTAAACTATTCACTAAGCTCGTTTTGTTTCTGCTGTGCCAAAAAAACTGTAGCCTTCTTTGATTGAGTTTACAACTTTAATGAAACTTTACAAAAACAAATATGAAAGCTTGAGAGTTATTTTAAAGTCtgagtatattatttttttgataaaatttgttgaatgagaattgatattttggaatttttccataattgaaaaccacagtatttttgtcacatccacattattTATTAAACTTTTACACAGAAttgcagtttcgtgttgaaaccatCACATCTTCAGTCATAGTGAAACCAACACACTAAAGTTGAAGATGTGTTGACGATAAAAATACTgtgtttttctattatttttcatttaatttggGTGTCACGCATCCCCCTGGTCTTTTCTCACGTCCCTCAGTTTGGAAACCCCTGCTCTAGCAACAATGGATCGCAAGGTCTGGCAAGATATTGTCGTTGTACATT
The sequence above is drawn from the Nilaparvata lugens isolate BPH chromosome 2, ASM1435652v1, whole genome shotgun sequence genome and encodes:
- the LOC111046734 gene encoding growth arrest-specific protein 1, translating into MVAWRPDATVALLAVQLLTTVVMTVASAKEDSNNHQNSSSCEAVRLKCIYNAGCSMALRNYMYGCSAVMSADPPYQHCPEPCQLSLIALTSTDDGRRLMTCHCKEDDTYCKASKARIEVCRPGVEHAHLKETTVSCQVAQQICAADTQCLTAFEYYHSYCRSMFMGRKCSYRCKNSISILRRQQKAAKLDTCLCDGQDKERHECRKVRTNMDKLCFRKSHHHNSTTSTSTEQPSANDETNDVVAAAAAANASTVTHLSVQVLLLCLLLTRLSLNGSAS